cacgaggccgacgaccaggaccaccgccaccacgaCCGTCATCTTCCGATGATGATAATGCGTTACCATTTCCGATGTGGTCGGATTTTGACATGTCGGAGCCTCGTCGATCTGCCATGCCCGCGCCTCTGACGCCTAGTCGTCCAAGCCCCAGCCAGGATCCTAGATCTGGCCTATCTACCTCAACATCTGCCGCATCTCCACGCATTCCTAGTCCAACATTTCCATCGTTGGCCAAATCTATTTCCAACTCTAGCGACTCATTCGGCAAATCAATCGACATGGACAACAACGAACCTCTCGGTTCCACCACTCTGGGCGGGTTCCCATCTCTTGATGGACGGCCAAGTACAAGCGGAGGAACAAGCTCCATACGAGTTGAGGCGAAAAAGGCACCACCACGACCAGCGCCGGTTACTCTACCTCCTTCGTCGAACAAGGGTATCCACGCAGGTTTAAGGTCGCCGGTTTTGACAGAGTCCCTTGGAACTTTTATCTGAGGGAGGATGCTGAATGATATGACTTATGGGATTACCTTTTGGGCGGGATACTGGATTACTTTCGTTGACGAGATACAAGACAAGTGGTTAAGGTATCTTTATGATTTCTCAGTATATATTACCTTTAGATATCGACTTTCTACGCATGCTCTCATCACCCCCTTGTTGAACTGTTTATGGGTCTCGCACATGCAAAATCCTCGTCAAGTGGCACATGTAGAGGCCGGCTCCGGCCGCAATGTCTCAACGACCAACAGCGATCACAAAGCTATTGAGGGTGTACATTAAAACAGCGAGCACATTCACTGGCTAGAATCATCTACTTTCTTCAAGGTCTTGATCAAGTTTACCCGACTACAATGACGACTTGTTGTGGTGGCGTATGCTAAGTACTCAAGTGCGCATATGGGCGGCACGTGAAATGGTGTGCTAACTGACTAagcaccaaccaccaccgacATCGCCCTCATTAACAATCAAGTTTATGAGATGCAATCTCACTTACATCCTGCCGACTCATTCCAAGTGGCCCGTTGCTCAATTCCGTTGACCACTACTTGTCTCTCGGTCAAGTAATCAGAGCCGCTGTGCCATTGCGACAATGGCATCCCGGTCCGCGGTAAACACCCGGCACATCTACAAAGCCCTCACAAGGCCGACATCCGCGCGGCTCATCGGCCTTGCCAGAATCCAAAATGCAGCCTTGTCGTCCTCTCCGCGGGCCAAATCGGGCGCGGCCTCAAACCCGGCCATGGCATTCCCCTGTCTAGACGCCCTGGAAACCAAGTCTGCCACCTTGCAAGCGAGCCGGTCCTCGTCCGGCCCCGAGCCCAGCTACACGTCTGGACCGACGGAGACGTTCCATTGCAAAGATCCGCTGCTCCTCGACTGGGGCGGCATCCTGCCCGAGTTCACCATTGCGTACGAGTCGTGGGGCGCCGTCAACGCAGACAAGTCCAACGTCATCCTGCTTCACACGGGGctgtcggcgtcgtcgcaCGCCCATTCCACCGAGGCCAACCCCCAGCCCGGCTGGTGGGAGAAGTTCATCGGGCCCGGCGCGCCGCTCGACACGAACAAGTACCACGTCATCTGCACAAACGTCATCGGCGGGTGCCACGGCTCCACGGGGCCCAGCAGCATCGACCCGGGCAACGGCGAGCGCTACGCGACGCGGTTCCCGATCCTGACCATGCAGGACATGGTGCGCGCGCAGTTCCGGCTCCTCGACCACCTGGGCGTGGACAGGCTCCACGCGAGCGTGGGCTCGTCCATGGGCGGCATGCAGTCGCTCGCGGCGGGCGTGCTGTTCCCCCAGCGCGTCGGCCGCATCGTCAGCATCTCGGGCTGCGCGCGCTGCCACCCCTACAGCATCGCCATGCGCCACACCCAGCGGCAGGTCCTCATGATGGACCCCAACTGGAACCGCGGCTTCTACTACGACGCCGTGCCCCCGCACGCGGGCATGAAGCTGGCCCGCGAGATCGCCACCGTCACCTACCGCTCCGGCCCGGAGTGGGAGCAGCGCttcggccgccgccgcgccgacCCggcccgcccgcccgccctGTGTCCCGACTTCCTCATCGAGACGTACCTCGACCACGCCGGCGAGAAGTGGTGCCTCGGCTACGACCCCAACTCGCTGCTGTACGtcagcaaggccatggacCTGTTCGACCTCGGCCGCGACAGCCAGCTGGCCGCCCGGGACCGCCGCCAGGCCCGCCGCGACGGCACctacgccgccgacgacgccgcgtGCTCGCTGACCCTGCCGCCCCGGCCGTACGAGGAGCAGCCCGCCAGCGAGGTCGACACCTCGGCGCCCCTGGAGCCCGCCTCGTCGAGGCCCCCCGAGGATCTGGTcctcggcctggccgccctgAGGGACACGCCGACGCTGGTCCTTGGCGTCGCGAGCGACATACTGTTTCCGGCGTGGCAGCAGCGCGAGATTGCGCAGAGCCTGCGCCTAGCTGGGAACAGGGGCGTCACGCACGTCGAGTTGAGTGAGGAGATGAGTCTCTTTGGACACGATACCTTCTTGTTGGACCTGGAGCATGTTGGCGGGAATGTGAGGATGTTTTTGAATTAGAATAACTGGATTGATAATAAGGGATACGAGTTGGATGTGGTGTCGACGGTGTACACGGGTGGGATCCTgtacttttttattttaattagcgTGCATAATACTGCGTTTTGATGTAttttgtacggagcatgtaCACTTGTTTACCGGGAGGCAATAATGAGCCACCGTCACCTGGGCCTGCGGGATTGGTGCGTACGTTTGCCTCGGATTGATTGTACCCGATGCGTTGGCAGGGTAATTGACTCTTTTTACACTTCACCAGAGTGACATGACGCGAATATTTTGCACATTGAGCTACCGACCACAACGATTGACGTACATGCAGAGACAAAGAAATCCAAGCACTAAATTCGAAACCAACTTTTGTTTTGCCAGCGCTGTTGAAGAGCCAGCGTCACTTCCGTATGCCAAGGCATATATGTTGAAACCATCCACATTCCCCTAGTCGCATCATATCCTACTCCTGGATAAGAACCCCCGCCGACACTTTACAGCCACGTCTTAAAAATCTTGATGTAGATCATCTTCACAATCTGCACCTCGATGCAGtacagcagcagctccgcCACCAAAAACCCAACATacgacggcgccggctgCTCAAAGCTAAGGCCCCGCTGGACTGGCGGGATCCAAGGGAGCACAAAGCCAATGATCATGATGGCCGTGGTAGACAGGGCAAGGGGCTTGGCGGCCCGAGATTGGATGAATGGGATCTTGGCGGTTCTCAAGAGGTGTACGATGAGTGTTTGCGTGAGAAGACTAGTTTCTTGTCAGATGATTCTGCGGACAGGGGGACTGGAAGCCGTCAAGGGAAAAAGACACGAAACGTACCCTTGGAGGAACCAGTGGGTTTGGAAACGCTTCACGTCGACTGCATTATCGGCGGTTTGGATGCCGTAAAAGAACCAGCCTAGTGAAAAGGTGAGGATGTCGATGACGGAACTAGTTGGGCCGAGGACGACAACAAAGCGAAGGAGATCTGTGGTTGTTAGTTAGGGTGACACGGTTCGATGGAGATGGGTTGATATTACCCCATGTCTTCCAAGTCTTGGGTGTAGCCAAATACTCGGGGTCGACTCGATCCCATGGGATGGCTATCTGGCTAATGTCGTAAAGCAGGTTTTGCGCCAGAATTTGAATACCCAACATCTAAGACCTGTCAGTTTGATTCCCGTCTGCCGTCGGCGGAGAAAAGACGCACCGGAGTGAACGGAAGCCAAGCAGAAGCTACAAGCATACTGAAGACGTTGCCAAAGTTGGAAGAAGCCACCATCTACACGTCGTTAGTGCCGCTCGACTAAACCGCGGTCCAGAATATCCCACCTTGATGTACTTGATAGTGTTGCCATGGGTGAGACGACCAGTTGTCACACTGGTAACAATAATGCCCAATCCCTTCTCCGTCAGAATCAGATCTGCACAATCCTTGGCAACACTCGCTCCAGAGTCAACCGAGATGCCCACATCGGCCTTTCGCAGTGCAATACAGTCGTTGATGCCATCGCCAAGCATTCCAACACAATGGCCCGCCTTTCGCAAACTGCCGATAACAAGAGCCTTTTGGTTGGGCGTCAGCTTAGCAAAAACCTTGCAGGTCTTGACAACATTATCGAATTCATCGGTGTCTTCCAGAAGCGATAGTTCGGGTCCAGTGATGGCTTGcaagtcgtcgtcttcggaGCCCTCATCGCGGCCAATGAGGTCAAGACGCTGACAGACGTTGACGGCCACAGGGAGCGCGTCACCTGTGAGTACCTTGATCTCGACAccaagcttcttcagctgggCAATTGATTCGGCAGCATCATCCTTCGGTGGGTCGATGAAGCTAATCATGCCTTCGAGGACCATGCTGGACTCAAGTTCGTGCAGaccatcctcgtcttccctGCTGATGTCGCCGATTTGCTTCATTGCGACCAAGAGGACACGGTATCCGTCCTTGTTAAGAGAATTCACTCGCTCTAAGAGAGTCTGCTTGATCTGGAAATCAAGGGGAAGGGCAACACCACCTTGTCGGACCATGCTGCACACACGTAGGACTTCTTCAAAGGCGCCCTTGCAAATGAGCAGGTTGGCTCCGGTAATACCCTTGACAACGCAGGCGGACCTGCGGCGCTCAAAGTTGAAGGGGATTGCGGCAACATTTTCGTATTGAGCGGTGTTGACACGGCAGCCGTCGGGCATTCGATAGTCCAAGATGGCGCCGTCAATATTGTTACCGTTGGAACCTTGCACCACCGCATCGACAGTAGCCAGTTTCAGGACATTAACATTGCTATCGCCGTTGCAATCGAGGTATTGACACAGGGTGATTTCGTCCTTGGTCAGGGTTCCCGTCTGTCCGTGTTAGCGCTCGACATTCTTACTTCGTAAGGAGAGTGTATTCACCTTGTCACTGCAGAGGACAGTCATGGCACCCAAATTCTGAACCGAATCGAGTCGCTTGGAGATGGCCTTCATCTTGGAGAGTACATAGGCACCGCGGGCGAGGTTGGCATTGACGATGGCGGGAAGCATTTCGGGAACCAATCCAACGGCCACACTGATGCTGTAGAGAGCAGCGGCGTCCCAATCCTTGGTAGTATACCCAGAAATACCCAGCACCTAAGAAAATTGAGTAACTCATTTGCATCGTTTTCCAGGACGATAACTTACCAGTGGAACCATGGTGAGCATGAAACCAATCAGCATGTAGCTAACGTGTCGAATACCCAGCTGGAAAGAGTTGGGTTCACGTCGCTTCTTGAGTTCTTTGGCCATGCTTGCAATCAAGACATCTGCGCCAGTTCGAAGAACCAAGGCAACTCCATTACCCGAGATAACACTTGTTCCCATGAACGCAATGTTGCTGAGATCGAAAAGGGTTGTGCCTTTCTCGCCAGATACGCTGGGGGTCTTGGGTACCGGGTCGTTTTCCCCAGTCCATGTCGACTGACTAACTCGAAGAAAGCTGGCTTCCAAAATCAAGCAGTCGGCAGGCATGACAGAACCGGGCGAAAGAACCACAACGTCTCCAGGAACAAGATCCTGTTCGGCAACGGTCTTGCTGCTAGCCTCGCTACTGGGAGTGGACACTTTTTGGCTCAGAGACATGTTTGGCTGGCGACGAACATCGAGATTACAGGAAACCGATGCCTGGAGCTTGAAGACTGCCAAGCTGCTTCGATACTCTTGCCAGAAGCGAACAGCTACGGAGATGATGACCATGACAAGCAAGACGGTGAAGCCTTTCTACAGATGATGGAGTTAGCAAATGTCATGTTTACTTTCTTGTCCGCCAAGAGCAAATGCGAACAAAATACATACCCAATCTCCAGGAGGAATAgcagcattgatgatggcgagggcaaTTAGCAGGATATTGAAGGGGTTCGGGATGGTCTTGAGAAGGGTGATGAACCAAGAAGGAGCCGTATGGGTTGGTAGCACGTTAGGCCCCTTGATGGATCGGCGGGCATCAGCCTCTTCGTCAGTCAGTCCATCCTTGTGAGTCTGCAAATGGTCGAGTACCATGTCAGGATCCATTCCTGCAAAGGCCGTCAAAATAGCCTCCGCAGAGGTGTCCGCGGCCAACGAAGGGAGGCTAAGCCATGACATGTTGGCAGGCCATGAAGCCGTTCGGGAGAGTCCAAATCGAGAAGCCAGTCCGCGGACTAGACCAgtcttgccagccttgctgGAAACGTTGGAGAGAAAGGGCATTTTGATGCTGGTCCTACGACAGGCAAAAGGGTCTTCATGCCAGTATAGGTGTTTTCGAAAGACAGTGTCGGAAAGACCAAAATGGTTTGATCAAATGAAAGGCACTGAATGATGATTGTCACCGAAGATAGACCCTATGGTGGTTGGAAAGGAGTCGGTTGGAGTTGGGATCCAACAGTCGCCGCCACGACTGCTTGAACTTGGCTCACAGTAGCCTCCAGTGTTGCGATAATAACAGCTCAACCGAGTGAGCTGTAAGCGAGCAAAGTGGTGAGAGTGAAGAATGAGAAAAAAATGACGAGGCGCTTTAATTGTAACTTGCAGATATTGCTAACTTTATGTAGGTTAGATTAATGGGGATGAAATGATGGCTTTCCTTGGAGTCTATACTAGATATCGTCGAAGGGAAAGAGGAAGCTTCGGCTGGCAAAAGGATGTCGTTCCACAAGCGGCGCGGTCTGGTGTTTATGAAAAGAAAATTTCCCCTGTCGACACCAAGCCCGTGCTAGCCTTGTACTACCACACTCTATGGCCTGATGGGCCCAGCTAAAACTCAAAGCTAGGGTGCTGCCGAACATTAAAGTGACTCAGGAAATGCTGCCCAGGCGTGCCGGGCATAGCCACCACATTTTTTTGGCTCGTTTGCCCCAGTCTAGACACGCACACGGCCATTATCAGGCCCATTCGAAAATAAGATGAAAAATTCTTTGCCCTCGCTCAGTTCAATAGAGTAGCGGGGCAAAAATccgcacatacatacatatgtaattCTTTCGCGTGGCGTTGGGCTTGGGGTACGGAGACTTGGCGGCGTCCAGGTCGATGggtcgtacggagtacagaaGAATCAGTTCCTCGTTGAATCGCCGGCGGCTTGCATGAGCATCCGAAGTCACCAGTCTTGGCATATTGTTTCTCACTCCGGAGTCAAACCCGATGGCCTGTGGTGACGGCGGATGACTTGCCCAAGTGCAATCCTCAGTGGTGTATATACACACATGAAGGCATGTAATCGTCTTTCCCGTACACGGGGCCGGACGATTTGCCATGTTGGTATCATCTCGACAGCGTTTGCACTTCGTGTGCTTGTCCCTGAGATTCTCTGCGCGCCACCTCTTCTGCTCGAAAAGGGTCTGGTCCCTTGGCTTCCAAGACGCTAGGAATTTGAGCACGGTGGCAGTGCTGGGGGAAGCGCAAacgtatgtactccgtacacgggTCGACGTCGTGCGAGGTAGGCTCAGGTAGCCGATGCAACCAACCCAACTGGTtcggcgccattgccggAGTGGGGGACGGGATggaggtgatgatggccatgagGGCGATGAGGGCGATGATTGCCTGGCATTGGCTACAAGTGGTACGTATCTGGCCTCGACCTCCATGGCCCTTCGGTGtgccgccagccagcccgaTTCTCCAAAGGTTCCTTATTGCCGCAGTGGAGGGGGAGTGGATGCACTTGGTGAACCGAATCTCTGGTCCAGACAGTGGAATCCCCTGCATTACGACTACCCTTGCGACCACCTATTGTAATTATCCGTGTCTCTCCGACGCCGTACAAGTTCGGCAGGATCACGATTGCCTCAGCTCTGGCTATCATGGCGGTTGGTCCAGGATTTTCCTAGGCCTACGGCGGTAGTTGGTCAGTTCACTATCGACAGTGACGAACCAACAGGATGTGGACGAAAATTACACGTCCGTTGGAATGGCTTACCTCCAAATTCTGACCAACAATGTGCTACATGCGGCTGGCACCGGTGAGCATGGACAGATGGTTACACCATCGCCTTACGCTtaatttcttctttataTCCGGAGAGGCTGTTACACACGTCCTCTCTGTTGGCTTTGACTGTGTCAGGGCCCTCCCTGTCTAGGCACTCAACGAGGCTGTGTGGTCGAACGAACGGTTGCGGTCACTAGCTCGGTCACTTTCCGTCTTGGTTGGATTGTCTGATAtgaggttttttttttcgagcATCAAAAAAATATTTCTAAACGTATCCGACGGGATCGATCGAGGCTCCAGATCTGTCCTCAGCCCACAATGGTGATGAACTTGCACGGCTCACAATCTGAGAATCGCAACATGGTCAAAGTAGCCAGATAGCGGACATGGTATGAACTCGATGGTTTGCAAGTTTCAACTGGCAGCTTCACGATTGATCGACCCCTGCTGACCGAAACTCCTCCCTGCTTTGTTCACAATAGTGAGCGGCGTACAGCGGTGCAGAATAGTGACACGAATTTTGGATACTGAGCAAACTTGCTAGGTAGCTCTCAGCTTCGGGGCAACTTGGATGCCGGGATTCAATATAACGAGTGCTTGCATCGCACGAAGCGTATGTCGTGTTTGAAAGCATGGCTCCTCAATAGCAGATTGTGCACCGCTTGTGCACGAGCTTACAGGCAGGTAACGCCTGAGGCAACAGCTGCTATACGCGCTCCTTCCTCAGTTGGCATCTGGCATCTGGCATCTGGCACCTGACCAGACATCGGGAAATGCTTTGTGTCCGTTGACGAGCATTAGCAATACTGCCGATATCTTTCCTGGCGGCCCAAAATGTCAAGCTGGCACCTTCTCTGTTGCTTCTGAAGCATTGTGAAGGGCGGCACTACAATCTCCACGTGCAAAGGTTACCAATTTGCTACATATCTCCCTGATTCGACTCGCCCAAATTTATCAACAACTTCTACAACCCGTGTTGCAATGATTTTCCCCGCACTATTCTGCATTTCTTTCAAGTTGCGCTGCCTTCAAATGTTTGTTACCTTGGCTCATTCTACAGAGAGCAGTAAAAgcgtgaattgctcggcgggcttactatttttgctaggtgcgctcacgcccTACTAGGTACCGGGctattaggctttatattataatatattatataataaataaatatattataatataaataaatatattataatataaataaatatattataatataaataaatatattataatataaataaatatattataatataaataaatatattataatataaataaatatattataatataaataaatatattataatataaataaatatattatataataagtaaatataaaaagtttatatataataaatacttactaggtaggtagctaGTAGGGGAATAAGCACActtagcaaaaagagtgagcgcgccgagcaattcatgtAAAAGCTGCTAGTCCAAGAAGGTAAGGTGCGACGCGTTGGAGTGCAAATGCTAGCAAATCAAAAGTCATGAACAGGGCAACTGCAGGCCCACTTACATGTATCGACGTGACGTCAGCACATGCTAGCTCAGTCGGTCCACTTGAC
The DNA window shown above is from Metarhizium brunneum chromosome 1, complete sequence and carries:
- the cysA gene encoding Serine O-succinyltransferase, which gives rise to MASRSAVNTRHIYKALTRPTSARLIGLARIQNAALSSSPRAKSGAASNPAMAFPCLDALETKSATLQASRSSSGPEPSYTSGPTETFHCKDPLLLDWGGILPEFTIAYESWGAVNADKSNVILLHTGLSASSHAHSTEANPQPGWWEKFIGPGAPLDTNKYHVICTNVIGGCHGSTGPSSIDPGNGERYATRFPILTMQDMVRAQFRLLDHLGVDRLHASVGSSMGGMQSLAAGVLFPQRVGRIVSISGCARCHPYSIAMRHTQRQVLMMDPNWNRGFYYDAVPPHAGMKLAREIATVTYRSGPEWEQRFGRRRADPARPPALCPDFLIETYLDHAGEKWCLGYDPNSLLYVSKAMDLFDLGRDSQLAARDRRQARRDGTYAADDAACSLTLPPRPYEEQPASEVDTSAPLEPASSRPPEDLVLGLAALRDTPTLVLGVASDILFPAWQQREIAQSLRLAGNRGVTHVELSEEMSLFGHDTFLLDLEHVGGNVRMFLN
- the mgtB gene encoding Magnesium-transporting ATPase, P-type 1 — protein: MPFLSNVSSKAGKTGLVRGLASRFGLSRTASWPANMSWLSLPSLAADTSAEAILTAFAGMDPDMVLDHLQTHKDGLTDEEADARRSIKGPNVLPTHTAPSWFITLLKTIPNPFNILLIALAIINAAIPPGDWKGFTVLLVMVIISVAVRFWQEYRSSLAVFKLQASVSCNLDVRRQPNMSLSQKVSTPSSEASSKTVAEQDLVPGDVVVLSPGSVMPADCLILEASFLRVSQSTWTGENDPVPKTPSVSGEKGTTLFDLSNIAFMGTSVISGNGVALVLRTGADVLIASMAKELKKRREPNSFQLGIRHVSYMLIGFMLTMVPLVLGISGYTTKDWDAAALYSISVAVGLVPEMLPAIVNANLARGAYVLSKMKAISKRLDSVQNLGAMTVLCSDKTGTLTKDEITLCQYLDCNGDSNVNVLKLATVDAVVQGSNGNNIDGAILDYRMPDGCRVNTAQYENVAAIPFNFERRRSACVVKGITGANLLICKGAFEEVLRVCSMVRQGGVALPLDFQIKQTLLERVNSLNKDGYRVLLVAMKQIGDISREDEDGLHELESSMVLEGMISFIDPPKDDAAESIAQLKKLGVEIKVLTGDALPVAVNVCQRLDLIGRDEGSEDDDLQAITGPELSLLEDTDEFDNVVKTCKVFAKLTPNQKALVIGSLRKAGHCVGMLGDGINDCIALRKADVGISVDSGASVAKDCADLILTEKGLGIIVTSVTTGRLTHGNTIKYIKMVASSNFGNVFSMLVASAWLPFTPMLGIQILAQNLLYDISQIAIPWDRVDPEYLATPKTWKTWDLLRFVVVLGPTSSVIDILTFSLGWFFYGIQTADNAVDVKRFQTHWFLQGLLTQTLIVHLLRTAKIPFIQSRAAKPLALSTTAIMIIGFVLPWIPPVQRGLSFEQPAPSYVGFLVAELLLYCIEVQIVKMIYIKIFKTWL